The Triticum aestivum cultivar Chinese Spring chromosome 7B, IWGSC CS RefSeq v2.1, whole genome shotgun sequence genome window below encodes:
- the LOC123155827 gene encoding LRR receptor-like serine/threonine-protein kinase ER1 — protein MATTTAAAYGALIASLLLLLVAGAAADDGAALLEVKKSFRNVGNVLYDWSGDDHCSWRGVLCDNVTFAVAALNLSGLNLEGEISPAVGALKSLVSIDLKSNGLTGQIPDEIGDCSSIKTLDLSFNNLDGDIPFSVSKLKHLETLILKNNQLVGAIPSTLSQLPNLKTLDLAQNKLSGEIPRLIYWNEVLQYLGLRGNQLEGILSPDMCQLTGLWYFDVKNNSLTGEIPDTIGNCTSFQVLDLSYNRLTGSIPFNIGFLQVATLSLQGNKFTGPIPSVIGLMQALAVLDLSYNQLSGPIPSILGNLTYTEKLYMQGNRLTGTIPPELGNMSTLHYLELNDNQLTGSIPSELGKLTGLYDLNLANNSLEGPIPNNISSCVNLNSFNAHGNKLNGTIPRSLCKLESMTSLNLSSNHLSGPIPIELSRINNLDILDLSCNMITGPIPSAIGSLEHLLKLNLSKNALVGFIPAEFGNLRSIMEIDLSNNHLGGLIPQELGMLQNLMLLKLENNNITGDVSSLMNCFSLNTLNISFNNLAGVVPTDNNFSRFSPDSFLGNPGLCGYWLASCRSSTHQEKAQISKAAILGIALGGLVILLMILIAVCRPHSPPVFKDVSVSKPVSNVPPKLVILNMNMALHVYEDIMRMTENLSEKYIIGYGASSTVYKCVLKNCRPVAIKKLYAQYPQSLKEFQTELETVGSIKHRNLVSLQGYSLSPVGNLLFYEYMENGSLWDVLHEGQSKKKKLDWETRLRIALGAAQGLAYLHHDCSPRIIHRDVKSKNILLDKDYEPHLTDFGIAKSLCVSKTHTSTYVMGTIGYIDPEYARTSRLNEKSDVYSYGIVLLELLTGKKPVDNECNLHHSILSKTASNAVMETVDPDIADTCQDLGEVKKVFQLALLCTKKQPSDRPTMHEVVRVLDCLVHPDPPPKAAQPQPPTGPSYANEYVSLRGAGTLSSCANSSSTSDAELFLKFGQAISHNTE, from the exons atggcgacgacgacggcggcggcgtacggcgcgCTCattgcctccctcctcctcctcctcgtggccggcgccgccgcggaCGACG GGGCGGCGCTGCTGGAGGTGAAGAAGTCCTTCCGCAACGTCGGCAACGTGCTCTACGACTGGTCCGGCGACGACCACTGCTCCTGGCGCGGCGTCCTCTGCGACAACGTCACCTTCGCCGTCGCCGCGCT CAACCTCTCCGGGCTCAACCTCGAGGGCGAAATCTCGCCGGCCGTCGGCGCCCTGAAGAGCCTCGTCTCGAT TGATCTGAAGTCGAATGGGCTGACCGGCCAgatcccggatgagattggggattGCTCGTCGATTAAGACGCT GGATTTGTCCTTCAACAACTTGGATGGCGACATACCATTCTCGGTGTCCAAGCTCAAGCACCTCGAAACCTT GATATTGAAGAACAACCAGCTGGTCGGCGCGATCCCATCGACGCTGTCACAGCTCCCAAATTTGAAGACTCT GGACTTGGCACAAAACAAACTGAGTGGGGAGATACCAAGGCTTATCTATTGGAATGAGGTTCTTCAGTACCT GGGATTGCGCGGCAACCAGTTGGAAGGAATCCTCTCCCCGGATATGTGCCAGTTGACCGGCCTTTGGTACTT TGACGTGAAGAACAATAGCCTGACTGGGGAGATACCAGACACCATTGGGAACTGTACGAGTTTTCAGGTCTT GGATTTATCCTACAATCGATTGACTGGATCAATCCCTTTCAACATTGGCTTCCTTCAAGTTGCTACACT GTCCTTGCAAGGGAACAAGTTCACTGGTCCGATCCCATCAGTTATTGGCCTCATGCAGGCACTTGCTGTACT AGATCTGAGTTACAACCAATTATCTGGCCCTATACCGTCGATACTGGGAAACTTGACATATACTGAGAAACT ATACATGCAAGGCAACAGGTTAACTGGGACAATACCACCAGAACTTGGGAATATGTCAACGCTTCATTACCT AGAACTAAATGATAATCAACTTACTGGGTCCATTCCGTCGGAGCTGGGAAAGCTTACAGGCTTATATGACTT GAACCTTGCAAACAACAGCCTAGAGGGACCAATTCCCAACAATATAAGTTCTTGCGTGAATCTCAATAGCTT TAATGCCCATGGCAACAAGTTAAATGGGACCATTCCTCGTTCTTTGTGTAAACTTGAGAGCATGACCTCTTT GAATCTGTCGTCAAATCATTTGAGTGGTCCTATTCCTATTGAGCTATCAAGAATCAACAATTTGGACATCTT GGATTTATCCTGCAACATGATTACCGGTCCAATTCCATCAGCCATCGGCAGCTTGGAGCATCTATTGAAACT TAACCTGAGCAAGAATGCTCTTGTCGGATTCATCCCTGCTGAGTTTGGGAACTTGAGGAGTATCATGGAGAT TGATCTGTCCAACAACCATCTTGGTGGTCTGATTCCCCAAGAACTTGGAATGCTGCAAAATCTGATGTTGCT AAAACTGGAAAATAACAATATAACTGGGGATGTCTCTTCACTGATGAACTGCTTCAGCCTAAATACCTT AAATATATCATTCAATAATTTGGCTGGCGTTGTCCCTACTGACAACAACTTCTCACGGTTTTCGCCTGACAG CTTCTTGGGTAATCCTGGACTTTGTGGATATTGGCTTGCCTCGTGCCGTTCCTCCACCCACCAAGAGAAAG CACAAATCTCGAAGGCTGCAATACTCGGCATTGCTCTGGGTGGGCTTGTTATCCTCCTGATGATTTTAATAGCTGTTTGCAGGCCGCATAGTCCTCCTGTTTTCAAAGATGTCTCTGTTAGCAAACCAG TGAGCAATGTCCCCCCCAAGCTAGTGATACTTAATATGAACATGGCCCTCCATGTCTATGAAGACATAATGAGGATGACTGAGAACTTGAGTGAGAAATACATCATTGGGTACGGGGCATCAAGCACAGTTTATAAATGTGTTCTGAAGAACTGCAGACCGGTGGCAATCAAGAAGCTGTATGCCCAGTACCCGCAAAGCCTGAAGGAATTTCAAACTGAGCTTGAGACTGTCGGCAGCATCAAACACCGGAATTTAGTGAGCCTTCAGGGATACTCCCTATCACCTGTTGGGAATCTTCTCTTCTACGAGTACATGGAAAATGGCAGCCTCTGGGATGTTTTACATG AAGGTCAATCCAAGAAGAAAAAGCTCGATTGGGAGACTCGCCTTCGGATTGCTCTTGGTGCTGCTCAAGGCCTCGCTTACCTTCACCATGACTGCAGTCCAAGAATAATCCACAGGGATGTAAAATCAAAGAATATCCTCCTTGACAAAGATTACGAGCCACACCTTACGGACTTTGGCATTGCTAAGAGTTTGTGTGTTTCAAAGACTCACACGTCGACTTATGTCATGGGCACTATTGGGTACATTGATCCTGAGTACGCGCGCACCTCCCGCCTCAACGAGAAGTCCGATGTCTACAGCTATGGCATCGTTCTGCTCGAGCTGCTGACGGGCAAAAAGCCCGTTGACAATGAGTGCAATCTCCATCACTCG ATCCTATCGAAGACGGCGAGCAACGCGGTGATGGAGACTGTCGACCCCGACATCGCAGACACGTGCCAGGACCTCGGCGAGGTGAAGAAGGTGTTCCAGCTGGCGCTCCTGTGCACCAAGAAGCAGCCGTCGGACCGGCCGACGATGCACGAGGTGGTGCGCGTGCTGGACTGCCTGGTGCACCCCGACCCGCCGCCCAAGGCCGCCCAGCCGCAGCCGCCCACCGGCCCGAGCTACGCCAACGAGTACGTGAGCCTGCGTGGCGCCGGCACGCTGTCGTCCTGCGCCAACTCGTCGAGCACCTCGGACGCGGAGCTATTCCTCAAGTTCGGCCAGGCCATCTCCCACAACACAGAGTAG